From a region of the Hemibagrus wyckioides isolate EC202008001 linkage group LG06, SWU_Hwy_1.0, whole genome shotgun sequence genome:
- the LOC131355278 gene encoding carbohydrate sulfotransferase 12-like, giving the protein VSFRKRFSQVPENMGKFKKYFVLILSVVSLIVFIYNQSENGSEANIYSKTDPETGTQPRLDTVEDRRCEGKIHTSPLPLKLKHRQYSRKMLLYKQCNNNLDISGKWATFDDIPHEELHNLLVDDRHGIIYCYVPKVACTAWKRIMIVLSESLKVYGVPYRNPLDIPIEDVHGSSLQQLNAYPKAVMKQKFETYQKFIFVRDPFVRLISAYKDKFQIPNQIYYESIGIDILKKFVNVSNPPASVEQAHAQGIVPSFYNFIQYILSLPAGNDTEFDEHWRQTVHLCHPCAIDYDFIGKMETIEEDADHLLRILRVDNIVDFKPWTRSKTEQNEIKTWFSNITIEWRRKLYDIYQADFKLFGYENHDNLDDPNPENFI; this is encoded by the coding sequence GTCTCTTTCAGAAAGAGGTTCTCTCAGGTACCAGAAAACATGGGCAAGTTTAAGAAGTACTTTGTTTTAATACTGAGCGTCGTTTCCTTGATAGTTTTTATATACAATCAATCAGAAAATGGAAGTGAAGCAAATATCTATTCAAAGACTGACCCGGAAACTGGAACCCAACCACGGCTGGACACTGTCGAGGACAGGAGATGTGAGGGGAAGATCCACACGAGCCCGCTGCCACTGAAGCTGAAGCACCGACAGTACTCAAGAAAGATGCTGCTTTataaacaatgcaacaataactTGGACATCAGTGGCAAATGGGCAACATTTGACGACATTCCCCATGAGGAGTTGCACAACCTGCTAGTGGATGACAGGCATGGAATTATCTATTGCTACGTTCCAAAGGTTGCTTGCACCGCATGGAAACGGATTATGATTGTTCTGAGTGAGAGTCTGAAGGTGTACGGTGTACCTTACAGGAACCCTCTAGACATCCCCATCGAGGACGTTCATGGATCTTCTCTACAGCAACTTAATGCATACCCCAAGGCagtaatgaaacaaaaatttgAGACATACCAAAAGTTCATATTTGTTCGAGATCCTTTTGTCAGACTGATTTCAGCCTACAAAGATAAGTTTCAAATCCCAAATCAGATATATTATGAAAGTATTGGGATAGACATATTAAAGAAATTTGTAAATGTCTCTAATCCGCCAGCATCTGTAGAGCAAGCGCACGCTCAAGGCATTGTTCCGTCTTTCTACAACTTCATTCAGTATATCCTGAGCCTCCCAGCAGGAAATGACACAGAGTTTGATGAACACTGGCGACAAACAGTTCACTTGTGCCATCCATGTGCGATCGATTATGACTTTATTGGGAAAATGGAAACTATTGAGGAAGATGCTGATCATCTGCTGCGAATACTCAGAGTCGATAACATTGTTGACTTCAAACCATGGACAAGAAGTAAAACAGAGCAGAATGAAATAAAGACCTGGTTTTCCAACATCACCATAGAGTGGAGGAGGAAACTCTATGATATTTATCAGGCAGACTTTAAACTGTTTGGATATGAAAATCATGACAATCTAGATGATCCTAATCCAGAAAACTTTATATGA
- the LOC131353964 gene encoding GTP-binding protein REM 2-like: MTLSSAPPVRRGSTPVPFKYQLRREEAVNDDCDWTPGIGVTEATSPPPVSFIPAQDEAAGADVEEKQGGPFRIALLGQNGVGKTSLAIALAGEMDRTASVDSDGEGYVRTVTVDDEESTIFIFDNWRQDLSMLVCEVCVLVFSVTDRRSFHRTAQLRLLLRENQPQTPIILVGNKSDLVRSREVSTEEAQSNAALYESPYVELSASLDHGTTELLELAVRAARGENLGSLGVVGAEGATGGRRESLSTRAKRFLSNLVPRYPREKERDGGKFFRQKSRSCHDLGAL, encoded by the exons ATGACTTTGTCCAGCGCCCCGCCCGTCCGTAGAGGAAGCACTCCTGTTCCATTCAAATATCAGCTCCGAAGAGAAGAAGCAGTCAATGATGACTGTGACTGGACACCAGGAATCGGAGTAACTGAAGCAACGTCGCCTCCTCCAGTTAGCTTCATCCCGGCTCAGGATGAGGCAGCGGGTGCTGATGTGGAGGAGAAACAGGGAGGCCCGTTCAGGATCGCCCTGCTTGGCCAGAACGGAGTGGGGAAGACGTCACTCGCTATCGCCCTTGCAGGGGAAATGGACAGAACTGCATCTGTGGACTCAGATG gCGAGGGCTATGTTCGCACCGTTACCGTGGATGACGAGGAGAGCACCATCTTTATCTTTGATAACTGGAGACAG GATCTGTCCATGCTGGTGTGTGAAGTATGCGTGTTGGTGTTTTCGGTGACAGACCGGCGCAGCTTTCACCGCACGGCTCAGCTCCGCCTCCTTCTCAGGGAAAACCAACCTCAAACTCCCATCATCCTCGTGGGCAACAAGAGCGACTTGGTCCGCTCACGTGAGGTCAGCACAGAGG AGGCTCAATCCAACGCTGCTCTCTATGAGTCTCCCTACGTGGAGTTGTCTGCATCTCTGGACCACGGCACCACAGAGCTTCTAGAGCTGGCTGTGCGGGCAGCACGAGGAGAAAACCTGGGTTCCTTAGGGGTCGTCGGAGCCGAGGGGGCGACGGGAGGTCGGCGCGAGAGCCTGAGCACAAGGGCAAAGCGATTCCTGTCTAACCTTGTACCGCGCTATCCTCGAGAAAAAGAACGCGACGGCGGAAAGTTCTTCAGGCAGAAATCTCGCTCCTGTCACGATCTTGGAGCTTTGTGA